The following are encoded together in the Bacillus cereus group sp. RP43 genome:
- a CDS encoding alpha/beta hydrolase-fold protein, whose protein sequence is MNQTIGRIEEISFYSASLQEDVTLLVYLPVNYTPLHKHTVVIAQDGRDYFQLGKAHRVIENLRETEEIDRTIIVGIPYKNVHDRKEKYFPGDVKNAAYIRFLAHELAPYIDENYPTYQMGKGRVLIGDSLGGTVSFMTALMYPHTFGKVVMQSPFVDETVMNLAKEFKDPQALELYHVIGTEETAVKRTDGQVSDFVEPNRELNTLLTDRNFITHYEEFEGNHTWKYWQADLPKAFSHILSMK, encoded by the coding sequence ATGAATCAAACAATAGGGAGAATTGAAGAAATTTCATTTTATAGCGCATCACTTCAAGAAGATGTTACGCTTTTAGTTTACTTACCAGTAAATTACACGCCACTGCACAAACATACAGTTGTAATTGCACAAGATGGTAGAGATTATTTTCAGCTCGGTAAAGCACACCGTGTAATTGAAAACCTTCGTGAAACTGAAGAAATTGACCGCACAATTATTGTCGGTATTCCATATAAAAACGTACACGATCGTAAGGAAAAATATTTCCCAGGCGATGTAAAGAATGCTGCTTACATTCGTTTCCTTGCTCACGAGCTTGCTCCATATATCGATGAAAATTATCCAACGTATCAAATGGGTAAAGGACGCGTTTTAATTGGAGATTCTCTTGGCGGTACAGTTTCCTTTATGACTGCACTTATGTATCCGCATACATTCGGTAAAGTCGTTATGCAATCACCATTTGTTGACGAAACAGTGATGAACTTAGCAAAAGAATTCAAAGATCCACAGGCTTTAGAACTTTATCACGTCATTGGTACAGAAGAAACAGCTGTAAAGCGCACTGATGGACAAGTATCTGATTTCGTAGAACCGAACCGTGAGCTCAATACTCTTCTTACAGATAGAAATTTCATCACGCATTACGAAGAGTTTGAAGGTAATCATACTTGGAAGTATTGGCAGGCTGACTTACCGAAAGCCTTCTCTCATATTCTATCAATGAAATAA
- a CDS encoding YjcG family protein, with amino-acid sequence MKLGIVIFPSKMIQDKANGLRKRYDPHYALVPPHITLKTPFETQDEQLESIVNELHTIANKTNPFTLHVGKVGSFAPVNNVLYFKVEKTPELTFLNEEMHNGFFTQEREYSFVPHLTIGQDLSDAEHADVLGRLRMKDFYYEQPIDRFHLLYQLENGTWTVHETFHLGKENN; translated from the coding sequence ATGAAATTAGGCATTGTAATTTTTCCATCAAAAATGATTCAAGATAAAGCGAACGGATTGCGTAAACGTTATGATCCACATTACGCATTAGTTCCGCCACATATTACATTGAAAACACCCTTTGAGACGCAAGATGAACAATTAGAATCGATTGTGAATGAGTTACATACAATCGCAAACAAAACGAACCCTTTCACCCTTCATGTTGGAAAAGTTGGTTCATTCGCACCTGTTAATAATGTTCTTTATTTTAAAGTAGAAAAAACACCTGAACTTACTTTCTTAAATGAAGAAATGCATAATGGATTCTTTACACAAGAGCGCGAGTACTCTTTCGTACCTCATTTAACAATCGGTCAAGACTTATCAGATGCAGAGCACGCTGATGTATTAGGTCGATTACGTATGAAAGATTTCTATTATGAGCAACCAATCGATCGTTTCCACCTTCTATACCAATTAGAAAATGGAACGTGGACTGTACATGAAACATTCCACCTCGGAAAGGAGAACAACTAA
- a CDS encoding GNAT family N-acetyltransferase, producing the protein MHAQIVQTDEQLSDAFSVRKQVFVNEQQVSAEEEYDEFEEISTHVVIYDNDVPVGAGRFRIVDGIGKMERICVLASHRKKGIGKIIMDALEAYAKEESLPKLKLHAQTHAEDFYKKLGYVTSSDVFMEANIPHIVMIKAL; encoded by the coding sequence TTGCACGCACAAATCGTACAAACGGACGAACAACTAAGTGATGCATTCTCTGTACGTAAGCAAGTATTTGTAAATGAACAACAGGTTTCTGCAGAAGAAGAGTATGATGAGTTTGAAGAAATTTCAACACACGTTGTTATATATGATAATGATGTTCCAGTTGGTGCTGGTCGCTTCCGCATCGTTGATGGAATAGGAAAAATGGAGCGCATTTGCGTACTAGCTTCCCATCGTAAAAAAGGCATTGGTAAAATCATTATGGATGCACTTGAAGCCTATGCGAAGGAAGAGTCTCTACCGAAATTGAAACTTCATGCCCAAACACATGCTGAAGATTTCTATAAAAAACTTGGATACGTAACGAGTTCTGATGTATTTATGGAAGCAAATATTCCTCACATCGTTATGATAAAAGCATTGTAA